The nucleotide sequence CGCCGCCCTCGCCGCCCTCGGCGACAAGGCACGGACGGTCGAGCGGTTGATCGACGGCGAGCGTCCCCAAGACGTCGACGTCACCGCGTGTCTCGACCCCGTCGTCGCCGACGTCCGCGAGCGCTATCCCGACGCCGACGTCGCCCTCGACACCCGTGCCGCCGTCACCGCGTCCCTGTCGAAGCGCGCGCTCGTCGCGGCCGTCGAGAACCTCCTCGAGAACGCGGTCCGGCACCACGACGGCGACGGCGTCGAGCGGGCGGACGGGGGTGCGTGGGCCCGCGTCGTCGTCGAGCGGGCGGACGGGACGCTGCTCGTGCGCGTCCTCGACGACGGCCCCGGCATCCCCGACGCCGAACTCGAGGCGGTCGAAGCCGGCGAGGAGACGGACCTCAGCCACGGCTCCGGCCTCGGCCTGTGGATCGTCCACTGGGCGGCCGGGGCGCTCGGCGCCGATCCGACGTACGCCGACCGGGAGCCACGGGGGACCGTCGCGACGCTCCGGGTTCCGACCGACGGCAGCCGACTCACGTCTCGATGAGGTCGAGGATACGCCGGTAGACGTCCCCGAACGCCTCGTCGGACCGACTCCGCGGGCGCTCGATGTCCACCTCGACGACCTCCCGGATCCGCCCCGGATCCTTCGCCATGACGACCACACGGTCGGCGAGTTTGACCGCCTCCTCGACGTCGTGGGTGACGAAGAGGACGGTCTTTCCGGTCTCCGCCCAGATGTCGAGCAGTTCGTCCTGGAGCATCTTCTTCGTCTGTGCGTCCACGGCGCCGAACGGCTCGTCCATCAGGAGGAGGCTCGGATCGACCGCGAGTGCACGGGCTAGCGCGACCCGCTGTTTCATGCCGCCGGAGAGGTCGCGCGGATAGCTGTCCGCGAACCCGTCCAGGCCGACCAGGTCGAGCAGGTCACGGACGCGTCGCTCGCGCGTCTCGGCCGGGACGTCCCCGCGCTCCAGTCCGAACCCGACGTTGCCAGCGACGGTGCGCCACGGGAACAGGTGATACTCCTGAAAAACCAGACCGAGGTCCGTGCTGGGGCCGTCGACCCGTTCGCCGTCGAGTGAGACGCTCCCCGTCGTCGGCGGTTCGAGGCCGGCGATGATGCGAAACAGGGTCGTCTTTCCGCATCCCGAGGGGCCGACGAGACAGACGAACTCCCCTTCGGCCACGGCAAAGGAGACGTCATCGAGCGCCTGCACCGGTCCATCCCCGCCCTCGAACCGCTTGCCGACGCCGTCGATGCGGACGCGTGCGTCGGCGTCGTTCACCGCCACGCCAGCGCCCTCCGTTGGAGCGCCCGAAAGGCGACGTCCACGAGCAGATACATCAGGCTCAACACGAGGATGTAGGTGATGACGACGTCGACTTGGAGGTTGTTCGACGCCCGGAGGATACGCCGGCCGATGCCGGCGACGCCGAAGATCTCGGAGGCGACGACGAGCATCCAGCAGCGGCCGATCCCCGTCCGGATCCCGGTCGTGATCTCGGGGAGCGACGCCGGGACCACGACGGTCCGGATGAGTTCGAGGTCCCCCTGGACGCCGAGGCTACGGGCAACGTCCAGCAGATCCTCGGAGACGCCTTCGACGCCCCCGTAGGTGGCGTAGAAGTTGATCCAGAACGCGCCGACCGCGATGATGAAGGCCGCACCGGCGTGGTTGATGCCGAACCAGGCGATGGCGAAGCCGATCAGCGCGAGCGGGGGCACGGGACGGAGCATCCGCACGATCGGCGAGGAGACGTCGTCGACGTACGGGCTCCACGCCAGCGCGATCCCGGCCGCGATCCCGAGACCGGTCCCCGTCACCGCTCCGGGAATCCAGTGGAGGACGCTGTTGCCGAGCGCGACGAACACCTCCCCGCTCGCCGTCTGTTCGTAGAACGTCCCCGCGACGACGAACGGGCTCGGGAGGACGTACGCGGGCTGGGTGAGGGAGGCGGCGGTCCAGAGCGCGAGGAAGACGCCGACGCCGCCGAGCCCCCGGAGTGCCCGCCGCCAGTCGAGGACTGCGAGACCGTCGCCCGCCGTCCCGTCCTCGACGTCGACCTCCTCGGTCACGTCGATCGCCATCGCTCACCCCGTACGCGGCCGTTCATAGCTCCTCGTAGACGCTGTAATCGAAGATCCGTTCGAGCGACAGTTCCTGGTCGATCTGTCCGTTCTCGTTCGCGAACCGGGCGAAGATCTCCGTCCCGTTTTCGATCTCCCGGGGATCGGTGACGAAATTCGAGAGCGGTCCCTGGAGCGCCGAACGCGCCTGCTCCGCCGCCATACCGATGCTCGACTCGACGATTTCGGCCGTCG is from Haloplanus salinarum and encodes:
- a CDS encoding ABC transporter permease, yielding MAIDVTEEVDVEDGTAGDGLAVLDWRRALRGLGGVGVFLALWTAASLTQPAYVLPSPFVVAGTFYEQTASGEVFVALGNSVLHWIPGAVTGTGLGIAAGIALAWSPYVDDVSSPIVRMLRPVPPLALIGFAIAWFGINHAGAAFIIAVGAFWINFYATYGGVEGVSEDLLDVARSLGVQGDLELIRTVVVPASLPEITTGIRTGIGRCWMLVVASEIFGVAGIGRRILRASNNLQVDVVITYILVLSLMYLLVDVAFRALQRRALAWR
- a CDS encoding ABC transporter ATP-binding protein; this encodes MAVNDADARVRIDGVGKRFEGGDGPVQALDDVSFAVAEGEFVCLVGPSGCGKTTLFRIIAGLEPPTTGSVSLDGERVDGPSTDLGLVFQEYHLFPWRTVAGNVGFGLERGDVPAETRERRVRDLLDLVGLDGFADSYPRDLSGGMKQRVALARALAVDPSLLLMDEPFGAVDAQTKKMLQDELLDIWAETGKTVLFVTHDVEEAVKLADRVVVMAKDPGRIREVVEVDIERPRSRSDEAFGDVYRRILDLIET